The Humulus lupulus chromosome 7, drHumLupu1.1, whole genome shotgun sequence region CCCAAATCAATAATTTACTTCGTTCGTATATTAATTTGTTGCATCGTAATTAATCGATGTAGTTCCTCCAATTGATATACATTCTGTTGGCTAAACCAACAACATAAATATGCTCTTCGTTTAATCGAGAAGTAGGAACCAAGGGGGGGAGTACTTCCAAAAAGATACTCTGATGCTTAAGTTAGTCTAATTCTCCTACTCTCAATCCACTATCTTATTAGTATTAGTCAATCTAAAAGTGCAAGGTCCCCCAAATGAGTTCCTTATTCactatttatagaaaaataacAGAGAATAAGGTAAAAAAGGCTTATCGTGATTGGTCCACATGTTAGGCTTCCTTGACCTTCTGTTCACGTTCTTTTTCttctcattttgagcttaaacgcTCATCATTCTCCTTGCTCAAtttgagctcagagctcatcTTCCGATTCGTTCATtttgagctcagagctcatcGTTCAATTCATTCGTTTTGAGGTCAGAGCTTGTCAATCAATTTGTTCGTTTTGAGCTCAGagcttatcaatcaattcattcGTTCTAAGCTCAAAACTCATCAATAAATTCATTCGTTTTGAGCTCAGAGCCCATCAATCAATTCATTCATTTTCGCCAATCAATTCATTCATtttgagctcagagctcatcaatcaattcattcattttgagcttaaaactTGTCAATCAATTCATTACTTATGAGCTTAGAGCTCATCAATCAATTCATTCATTTTGAGCTCAAGGCTCGTCAATCAATTAATTCATTTTGAGCTCAGAGCACATCTATTAATTCGTTTATTTTGAGCTCATAACTCATCAATCAATTCAATCATTTTGAACTCAGAGCTCATCAATCATACTTTGACCTTCCCAGTGAAATCGCTCCTCCAAATCGACACTTTCTCTTTTAAGTGTCATGCCACGTCACTTCGGGGAAATTCTTCCCATATAGTCAACTTCTTGTGTTGTGCACCCTGCCTACAATAATGTTTGTTGATCTgttttttcttgatttttttttttatgttttttgttttctGTTTAAGTCTTATCGAAGTATTATTAAGGTATTTTGTTCTCCTACGATCCTTTGATAAATTTTTGTCTGTTACCATTTATTGGTATATATTGTCAAAACTGTCGTATGAAGGAAAACACAAAGATTTTCCACATCAAGTCTTATTTGAGCACCAAATATGTTTGTATgtgtattgtttttattttgaagaGGTTTCTTTTTACCTTATTTATGACCTATATGCCTATGTCGGTCATCTCTTTCGAGAAATTTATATTTACTCTTTTACGAGCATATATTATGTGTCTGAGTCGTAATGGACCATGTCCTTGTTATCGTTGAATGAAAGTTCGATTTAACTctttctaaaagaaaagaaaaaaaattaacttaATAATACTATGAGTATGAACACCTTACAATACGAACTTGAacattattaataattatatagaaAGAAATATGCAATATAAACAAGGGCAAATACCATTTTGGCATCTGTGTTGTACAAAAGTTACTAATTGGATTTTGTTAAAAGATAATTCAGACCTTGTGTTTTGAGAAATTAAACAAAATAGTACCTTAagcccaattttggtcaaatatttTTCTAATATGACCCAAATACCCtcagatattttaattaaataattaaaaaccctaattaagatatattaaataataaaaaataaaaaaatctaaaagaaaaaaacatatattaGTTTTGTATTTTTTCTCTCTACTCCCTCTCTCCCTATTCTCTTCTATTTCCCCTAGTTCAACTAAAACCCTAGATCTAGCCTAAACTCATCATTATCTTCTTCTTTTTGCAGGTGGTTGGAATTGGGGTTGTTGGACGCTTGGGTTCGTCGAACTAGATGAGAGTCAAAGAGATGAGGGATGGTAGGTTGAGAAGCACAACTAAAAGGTAGAGTGGTAACTGGTGTTGAAGATGGCGTACTAAGATTCGGGATCTTCAGATTGAGATGTAGGCGGAGTGACCACACACTCGGGTTATTGGCAATCAAGGCTGTCAGGGGCTTTTGGGTTTGTTGAAGGTGCAGGTGGGGGACGAGATTAATGGGGAAACTAAAAGATCTTTTTATTGGTGCGAGAGGCTGTCAGGGGCCTTGGGTTTGTTAGAAGTGCAGGTGGGTGGCAAGGTTTAGGTGCAACGACATCTTTGAAACGTGATGATAAATTTagattttgatttttaactctGATTTTGATTATGAAATTTGGATTTGAAATGTGATGATGAAATTTGGATTTAAAATGTAATGATAAATTTAGAGTTTTCTAGTTTAATTTTGGAGATTTTGTCTAACCGacaagaagaacaagaaaaagaagaagaaaaattgttTACGAATTTAGATTTGGGGTTTCTAAATCTAACTTTTGTTATAATTTAGATTGTAAAATTTAtttgattaaacaaaattatattagcttttaagatattttttattttaaaatcaatctTATTCATGTTCTATTTCAAAATTgatctttaattatttaattaattaaaaaatttgaaggtattttggtcatattgaaaaattatttgaccaaATTGGGTTCATGGTACAATTTTGTTTTAGTTTACAAAACGTATAgtctaaattgtcatttaacaaaataaaaaatccaaTGGGTAGTTTTTGCACAGTACATGAGCGAAATTTATAGTTGCCTTACaaacaatataaatatatgaatatgCATACCCCATACTAGAAGACCATTTAGTATGAAAAGTTGAAAACTTTCTAATTAATGAGAAAATTGAAAAAAGTAATGTAATtgtataaaattatataaaatagtttttttttaagaatgtAAAATAGTATTTGATTGTGCataatttttcacttttatttaattatgtgtGGTTCTATATACGTTCAAAGATGGGTTGTAGAATAAATCTCATAGAAATCACTAAGTTGTGTTTAAATAGAAACAAAACTTATATCACACAAATTAATAATGTGAGATTTTCCTTCCATTTTAAGATAACCTCCCGTACCGGCCCTAAAATCGGACATATAAAACTCGGTGCAATAAACAACACAATCACAAACCAAGAAAGAATAtaatgttttaatatgttattttattttattttatgaaaatataataatgAAAACACAATTGTGGTCCAAGCAAGTAGAagcaaataatatatatatatatataaatatcaaacTGGGTGAGAAATTGAAGAGAGGGAGCATGACGGGTACGAGGGTACAAACATGTCATGATATCTGTGCATCGATACAGCATGGCTATTTGCACGAAAACCAAAGTCATTCTCaccatatatatttattatattctaattataactttaatttattaattaactttaaatgtctatatttatttatttgtacaCAAAGTAATGACCTATTCTTTATTAGCAGCATAAGTGATCTTAATAAAAACGAAAGAATGTGCTATCAGTTTGAATAAATTTTGgataaaactaaaacaaacagaAAATGACAAAAATGGAGTTACAAAATGTAACCTTAGACGTAGATCGATGtagataatataaaataaatagaacGAATTATACAAGTTTCTTTAAGTTATATTTAAATGGtgttttatactttttttttggggaatgatttttatattttgatttcAATTTCAATTAGAATTTAAAGTTTGACAAATGATAGACTGTGCGTCCCTTTCATTCTACTTTAGAGAAACTTCAACTCAAGAGtaaattttcattaaacaaaatCTTGAAATTGAAAACATAAAGTGAAATTTCTAATTTTGGAAATACAAATTACTATCATCGCACAAACtgataaaaaaaattaccaaaaaatCCTGAAATAATTAGTAAGTCCCACATTTTTCCACAGAGTAAAGgttctaaattaattattaaaataaaattaattatacgCTTAAAAATAGTAACACTCCTCTTATCTCACTAAAAACATAATAACCCACtccaaattatataaaaataattttccATTGATAAAatctttatttattaaaaaaaatacataaatggTAACTTATAAATCAAAACCTTCTCATCAAATACCATATTTTCTTTTCAAAACTTGCAGTTGGACATTAACTTTGTTTGGTCTGGCCCAAAAAGGAAtcatattttctctctctttctctcttttcttgcCTTTagtttactctctctctctctctctctctctctctctcacttcaATTGGTGGCTTTCATTTGTTAACTGGGTTCGTCGTTGGTGCTATCTATAAAGGACTACCTTGGAGTAATATTAGATACCTGAGACTTGGGGTGTCTACAAATTACCAGTATAGAAAATAAAGGTAAAATTTTGTGAATAATTTTTCAAAACGTACATAGAAAATCTTGAaaagatttttattttattttaacttgGTACTTTTTCCAGGAAttattttcagttttttttttccttttctttttcctttatcaGCTTTCAAATGTTAACTTGTTGTTATTCATAATGGAGCAGTATATTATGATATCCATATCTTCTACTAATACGAACTAGTTAGGGTTGACCGTACTATCTTGTTGGTCCTCATGTGACTAgtactatatatataattataatataccaTAGTTTCCGTAATGTTTTGTTTAGATTTGGTTCACATGAGTGTTCATTGTGTAAATCGTAAAGTACCCATTGTTTTTATGCCTTTAATGATGTCCCAGAAGGGAGATTTGTTCTTCTCATCTGGGTAAGTTTGGTTTGATCTAGCTAATAGTACTagtggttatatatatatagacttttTATTGTTAGTTTTGTTTCAGATTAAATCAGAATATATAATGACGAGACAAAAAATAGAGATTAAGAAGATAGAAAATTTGACGGCAAGGCAGGTGACGTTTTCTAAGAGAAGGAGAGGGCTTTTCAAGAAGGCTTTAGAGCTTTCAACTCTTTGTGATGCTGAGATTGCTCTCATTGTGTTTTCAACTACTGGAAAGCTCTATGATTATGCCAGCTCaaggtttcttcttcttcttcttcttcttcttcttcttcttcttctatatttctttctttttcatttttgggCTTAATGACGGTAGAAACTTAAGCATATAATTATTGATTAATGGTGGATTAATTAACTGTTACAACAAGGTTTTGAAGCAGTGATTGTCTTGTCTTGTCTTGTATATTTATGTACCATTTATTAAGTTGTGACTTTTCATGTGATTAATTAATCTCCTCTCCTCCATGGTGTACTTGTCTATATATGTTGTGTTGTATTCCCAAGATTAGTACGTACTTTGATCTATTACTTTCTGATCTGAGAAATAAGAATGTTATCAATGCTGTTTTACTTTATTTTAGCTATTTATGATTTCAATCCCCACTGCTTCAGTTTTATATACTGTGCTTTATATAATTAAGCTGTATGAAGttgattatatataaatatatgtttgaatctatatatatatagtgaactTAATGAGTTAGTTTGGTAACTACCCATATCTCTTATATAGTTAAGAATATAATTAAGGACATATAAGTAtcttatatgttttatgttatgtacTATCTAATAAAGTTTAAGTTGATTATGATTTGTTTTTGCTAATAAGTGTCtgtattaattaaattagtacGCAACAAGTGATTGAAAGGCATAATTCCCATTCAGAAAATCCTCAAAAAGTGACCCAACCATCTGTTGATTTGCTTGAGGTACGTACATGACAACACACATatacacagatatatatatatatagtcataatataaaattataagcACATACATCATTGTTTTCTACGTATACGTTCATCTAAAACAAATCTATGCATTATGCATATATAATGTTTAATTTACATTTATGCTTTTATACATAAAGATCATGTTAATTAGTttgtatatatatacagttaCTTGACTTCGTCATATTTATATACCACATTTTTATATATTCAGATACAACTGTTTACATGTATTAATACATCTATGATAGGagctaaacatgcatattatattTACATATACATGTACATTTACATAATACTTCTACTTTTGAGTATAGATTAAAATTACTCACCTTATACGAACCAGCATCATGAAACAGAAGtacatacataaaaaaaaaacaagtataaATGTCAATAAAAATCCATCTAATTAGCAAGATAAACACAATATTTTAAGTGATTCAGCAAAATTGCATCTCTCTATACCCAAATCGCCATAATTTTGTAAACTCATTCTCTAATACAAATTAGTATAGTTACTCAAACCCATTCATATTAATGcatctaaaaaataaaaattctatATGTTGGTCTCTATTGTTATTTGTTGAAGCAACCCTTCTATATAGCTTGACTAATCCTTGATATATATCCTTTTAGAATGAAAGAAAACGATATGCATCACTGAGGAAGGAGCTTGAAAAAAAGACAAAGGAACTTAGGTGCGTACATATACACACACATGTGCAtagataattaaatatatatatatatatatatataatcaactaATAACTAATGTAAACACATACAGGTACATTAAGGGAGAAGACCTTCAAGAACTAAGCCTTGAAGAATTAAAGCAACTAGAAAAATTAGTTGAGAATAGCTTTAGCCGTGTCATTGAATTTAAGGTTTGATGATCCTtcttatatatagatatatacacATCAATtaatacatatatcataatttgtttttgattatgcatgtttcaGGATCAAAAGAGTCTAAAAGAGATTACATTTCTTCAAAAGAAGGTTAGATGCAACAGAACTTTTCATTTTTTAGTCTTGCTACGTGTCATCTCGCATGGTTTATGCAATCAACTTTATTTTCTTTACATTTGTCTTAAATCAAGTTTAGTCTATAAATTCACTCTTTCCTCAATCATTTCTTCCTCCCACCGACACTAGATGTTCATCATATTCTGATTGTAATCTACGCATTGATGGTCATCACTAAAAAGAAAACTTACATTTTTTGTCTTTCACTAGTTCAAATTCGTATTACAATGTTATTGAACTAGTTAATTTTTACATGGCACCAGATCCAAAATTATCACAAGATTattcttgatatttttcaaaaagtgCTCCTCAAATTattcttgatatttttcaaaaattcgAAGCTAAAAATATACCTTCACGCAACAATCACGGTATTATGAGAATTTTTCACGCATTGGTTTGGTTGTCATCAACTAGAGAagaaaactatatattttttctttccaaCTAGTTCAGATTTGATAGAAGTATGGATGTTAGTTGTAGGAGAAGAGTTTATAGAATTAGATAATGAAaggttatatatgtatatagagTAAGGGTTTAATAAAATACATGGGTGAGTAATGTGTGATCTTATATGTTGGTTCATAGCCTCACATCTATTCGATGTTTGACACTTTAATAGCTAGGTTATGATCGGTTCCAAAATTCTAGCTCATTCAAGTTTATATAACCTTTGATACCAACAATACCAACACGATATGGTTACAaaatctcctttttttttttatttttttaaaaaagcccAACAACTAGTTAAGACCTTAGACGTTAGTTCCAAGCTTTTTGATCCAATCCCTACTTCCTAGAAAATTTTGATACCCAAATTATAACATATGAAAATAGTCATGTCAATTATGATGCTATATTATTGTCATATCTCACATCATTACTATGCCATCAACAATTTGTGTTCCGTGTTTAAACATCAGCAACTCGTCCTTGCCTTGGTCTTTTGCCTTACTAAGCTTGCTTCACCATTTAATCATTAATTAGAAACTCATCTTACCTATATGACTTTATGCTCTTTTAGCTAATAGATTCTCGTCCTCAAACTTTTTCTTCCAAATTTATGCACGTCTTTCTAGTAACCCTTTCGGACTATCATCTTGTAGCCTGTTTGGTTCTCCATCAATTTTTGGACAACATAATAATGACATTAACAATTCTTTTGTTTCCAAAAACATTTTTGTAGCACAACCCCTTTGGTTCACATACAAGAAAACTGGTGTTTTTGGTGCTACTTAATCTTCACCCTTTCCATCCACCACAACATTTAGGTGCTTCATCTTCATTAACTTCTGGAAGTTCGACACTTTCTTTTGTAGCACAACCCTTTGGTTTGTTAATTAAGAAGGAGTTCCATTTTTGGGTGGCATGTCAATTGGTATTTTTGTGCTATACTCTAGTTAATCTTCACCCTTTTCATTCCCCACAAACTTTTGTCGCTTCATCTTCAACAACTTTTGGAAGTTTAACACACCTTTTTTTGGAGAAACTTTTTGGTTTATCATCGACGTTTGTTGGATCTTCTATATTCAGTCAAAAGCCTACTTTTGGTGCTTGTGCATTGTTGCCTTTGCTACAAATTTGCTCATCCCACTACTTTTTTTTAATCTGCCATCCAAACTCAACTTGGTTTTTAACCAACATCTTGAGTTTGAGGGTGGATTTTAGCTTAGTTTATGCAAGCAacctatatttttttaaaaaaaaattaagcaagCTCGGTCCATATATTCTCACTCTTTCTTCCTTGCATCAAACACTTTTCCCATATTTTCTCATTGTAACCAATATATACATCAAATTTTGTACAAGGTCTATAAATATCTCTCAAATATAGTGTAATCTTTGCTCATTTAACAAACAAATTCGTTCATTCGAGTTTCTATGTACACTAACTAGGCATTCGACAATGAAAGCATACATGTGTATGTAGTACATGCATACATGTGGCCAATTTAAGAGTAACAATATATTTGATGGTAAATGCTACAACTGTGGGAAGAAGGGCCACATTGCTAAAAATTGTTGGTCCAAGAAGAAAACAGCATAGGGCAATGTAGTCACATCAAACGTAGGATGAGCAAGCGATGAAGAATGGGACGCTGAAGCATCTTTCGCTGTGGAGGAAGGAGAATTAGCTCTAGCAGTTACTGTTCCTGGACCAATCGACTACAATAATGATTGGATAATTGACTCTGGCTACTCAAATCATATGACAGGGGACAAAGAGAAGTTGCAAAACATGACCGAGTACAAAGGTGGTCGCGTGGTAGTGACAGCCAACAACTCAAGATT contains the following coding sequences:
- the LOC133788949 gene encoding MADS-box protein SVP-like, with translation MTRQKIEIKKIENLTARQVTFSKRRRGLFKKALELSTLCDAEIALIVFSTTGKLYDYASSSTQQVIERHNSHSENPQKVTQPSVDLLENERKRYASLRKELEKKTKELRYIKGEDLQELSLEELKQLEKLVENSFSRVIEFKDQKSLKEITFLQKKGIKLLEDNHRLQQKTNVAKVGDAFEKSLIDSTSNNNMFNTENSAPQPDQDHHHHHHHHGSSDTTLKLGLPFPN